ggaggtgtgTCTACTTGatgtctcagtagtaccatccttttgtactggttctgatcaccgtctccttcgtgcgaaaatacgacttagccacacgatgggaAAGAACacctgctatcggcaacgatggagaaaagaagtcgtctacgacgattgcgtactcgaggactccttgtcccaaggtgagtGGCATATTGAGGAGGACCGAAACGtagactacgagatgctgctcagaggattacgagcctgcgctgaacgtgcctcgaagccgcgcacgacaaacttggatcgaatttcaaagaccaccaaggaattgttggaaagaagaagggcgtTGAggtttgatccgaatgcatcgcacattgagcggttagtagcaaacactagccgCAGataagcgttgcaggaggatcttttgaagtacagacagaagaagattctaggagcagcacaaagaagaacgagtctaaagaagtgccgcagggatctccgcgaatataatattccgctagcaaccttgctgagcgaagacgggactcgcacgtcttctcgtcgtgagatggaaatcattacggagaggttctactcgaaccttttccgttcatcaactcctgtgtcaagcccagcCCTCCTCTgtcaccacggattctcctttcggaagtacgagtcgctatcaagagcatgaaacctggcacagcccccggacctggttttatatcagcagactttcttcgggctggtggccatccgcttcatgtaatcttagcagcgcacatgacatcctatcttcggaaagaaaggatcccagaccagtggaagacctcgcgaaccgttcttatccataagaaaggtgaccgaaaggaccttcggaactaccgtccgatatgcttgctgagcgtgttatacaaagtattcaaaGGATGAaacccagcctcaagaacaagctggattccgccaggggttcagctgcttggaccacatccagaccgtgtcgagggtcatagaggtttgccgtgaataccgcctgccccttgttctaaccttcgtcgactatgagaaagcctttgacagcgtagaaacgaatgcaatactgtcagcgctggtcgaccaaggtgtggacgcgtcgtatgtgaggaccatagccaattgctacggacgatgcacgactaggatacagcttttccaccgccctctcaccatacccattggaaagggggtacgacaaggcgatactatatcgccgaagccttatgcattgcaatggataatgaaatcactatcctgggaagaaaggtgcatacgtgttgatggaagatttctttcgaaccttcgtttcgcgaacgacatcgttctcttttcgagcagtaccaatgaagcagaaacgatgctcaacgaattgaacgaagcagggaagagaataggactacgaataaacagaaagaagacacagttcatgaagaacgcccactgcgaggacggaggagtacaacttgaaggctcccaaatcgtggaaactccgtcatacgtatacctcggacgttctatgaacatggaaaacgacttgaaggaagaactgaatagaagaatgagagcagcatgggcagcattcgcagccgtcagggaagctactgaccaactgacggaccaagatcttcgtgcccatcggTTCGACTCGACACTCCTTCcatcgctctgttacgcagcggagacgtgggcagacaccgcggccacgtctaggaagctacttactaacCTCAGAgctcttgagagatgtctactgaagtttaaccggcgcacacaacgcCTTGCCAGTCTTCGTAGCTctgacttaagaggaatgttccgtcttcgcgacccagcggactatatatcgaaagcaaaacatagatgggccggtcacatcatgagaagaatcgatgatagatggactaaaagaacgctagagtggatcccaagggacgctaaacgcccccgagggagaccgccaacgagatggggtgacgtgttcgctgcacggatggaccagctaagagctcagctggatacggctcaaggacctcgtcaacgtcactcacgaagcttgagaacatcttggatgacaatggcgaaggaacgaaacgagtggaagagatgctggggcccgcacgtccagtgaagacgggccatctaagtatctaagtaagtaagtatttCTAAACAGCGCTACACTTTCTGATCTGGCAATTTcaagcacggtacagttgcgtaagaggttgtgctcgaagcgtagcggttagaatctagaGGAAGAGACGCCtgctgacaccattcctcgctgtagttAGTGATGCACCCGAGTCGATCCTtacgctacgctccacctcgtcgcttacgcagctgcaccgtgctcaTTTTCACCCTCTATACATACGTGTATAAAAAACTCGGAAATTTGCGAGTTACGggataatttcaaaaactcaCTAAAAATGAAAGTTATCACAGGTTTTATACAGTCCACTTCAAGAAATCTTATGGAATTATTATACTTCCttgtttgaaggcatcaccgcacgaatctgacgtggtgtggatttccgatgggcaaactctatacgggatcgtggattgtgggatcaggggtggttttGCTTATCTATCCCTAATCTTAGTAAAAATGCGGCATGAAAGGCTCCATTTCTCACGATggtttcagttgcaacgctccgCTCTcgcacacgcgccgcatccaccgGAACAGCGGTCGGAAGCCAGTGATTTCTCCTCGACCGCCCATTCAACCTAAGGTtgggttgctgaggggaccggaacgtacACATAGAGCAGCGTattaacgttcctcgtaggagcggttcccacgcggttttttttaggacgattagggagcgATGGGCGGAACTACCCCTGATCCCCCAATCTGCAACTATGGCTTTTGCCGCGGATTCCATCACCACGTctaattcgtggtatgctgtcttcaaGGAATTGTGTGGATACGTGACTCTTCCATTGGTAATGAGTGAAAAAGCTACGTATCCCCATAGTGCTATGTTGCTGTATATGATGCATATGAAACAACGCATAGCGATACGAAATGTAAGAAATATATATGTGTCTCTTAATTTTAATCCTCGACTGAAGACAACTACAAAGAACTACGAGCCCTTCGTTGTTGGCTGTTATTATTTACGCATAGCGACGAGTATTTCAGCAATCATTCCaattaaaaagagaaggaactTTAGGGAACCCTTCGAAAATGATTCGAAATGTGTTTTGTGGTTTCCTTGCCTATGTCTTGTATCTCGAACATGAGACGATCATTAGTTTCAtctcctttctcttcttcctatcctcctcttttttgttgtcgttttttcctttgaataaGCGAGATAAATCGGGAATTAGAATTGACAGAACCAGACAATTTTTGCTTGGAGTTGCgattatttttcacattttatgtTATTCAGTTGAATAGACGACTGAATATGGCATTAGTTTTCATGCGCACACGCTTTTCGCTAACTGTAATTAGAATTATGGAATATGAATCGATGAAATATGTAGATTACATAGTAAACAGCTATAAACGGTGATTGCTTGCCTTCTGGCGTACCCCTTTATAACGTAGTTTTCTTCTAAGGAATGAGAAATAACGGctaatgaaaaagaaggaaaatactaAGGATTTGTAATAGTCGAAAGGCATTAATAAGCTATTCAGCTAATTAGCTATTTGAGGTCAATAATGTGATTTCATCGGCAGAATAATTGGATTTTTCGGGAATAAAACGAAGGATTAACTTCTTTAGGCAGAACAACTGCAGCagagtttaaaaataaaataggttGTGTCATTGATGTTGTTGGTTGTTAAccttactattttatttccacCTCCACAATGTTAGTTTCCATAAACGCAAAGATCGATACAGTAATGGTGCGACAGTTGGGCGGAAGGAGAGGAGGCACAACTCGgtagaaaattttgatctGCGGGTGCTGTGGATCCCTCCAAAGAACAACGGACCACAGCGAAGAGATTGCAAATTCTCAACTTGCCTGGAAATCGCGCATTGAAGGTCAACAGAGTAGGAAGTGACAACAGACGCGTTGCAGTCGACGAACACAACATAGGCACTCAacattcactttaaaaaattaaactggATTTATGAAAAAGGAGGAACCCACTTGGCATGCCTGTAGAGCAGTAAAGGATTTTTACGTGTTGAGCGGCCTAAGACGAGAAGTGTAAAGATAAAGATCGTTACTTACAATTACAGAATCTAAGCCCTCcgctttttctgaaaagaaaaatctttcttgCGGAAAAGGCAAGAAAGTGTATACACTcgaaaaatagggaaaaaagaacatctgttTTGAATGAGAGGCATGGTGTAGTCTTATCGCTTTGCTCCATAGACAAAAACATAGGTAACATTGTGGCTAAGACGGTGATAAAAAGTTCTCAACACTTTTCTAAATAATCcatacataaaaacaacataaaagaCATAAATTCCTCCTCGAAATCAATGACTGAATGACGAACACAACCGTCTGTCCTTCAGCTATTTCTGGGACGATAAAACGAAACAATCGCGAACACAATTATTTGCTGTATTTCCACATACTTACTGGGAGAGGACTAAATCTTGAAGTGAAACCCTCAGTGAATCTCCATTCccaagaaaaagaggaaaacctTAGTGGCGCAGAATTTCAATGACATTACAGAGTTAAGGAAATACATGCTTTGGAGTTTCTTCTGGTTAAATTTGCCAAATGTAACACTTTCTGGATTCATTTCAGAAGTACAATGTCACTTGAATTAAGGATGGAGAAGAGCGAAAATCAAAAGCAGTGCGAATTACTCGCTGTGGTATTAGAACTGTGTGGACTCGAATCCCGTAATCTGCTTAGTACCCTCCAAAAATCGCTACTATGCACCAAAGATTATcgacaaaaaaatcgaaaatatgcGGAGAAACACAGGGCGAGCGTGAGATAGTCGGGGTGTTTTTCATAGCATTACGAGCCACTACGCGTATATCGGAAAGAACTCAATTAGAAGCGAGCAGCAACATGTCTTTGTCGAGCTTCGTGTGTGGTGTTCGTCGTGCTCTTCGGTGAGAGGAGCAGTGCTTCCTAGTCCCCGAGCAAACAAGGATAAAGTAGGCGTCAGTCAGGGTCATTCTGCTGAAAGTCGGTCTggagaagaatatttttctagCGAATTTTTTAGGGATTCAGTAATTAAGCAGGTAAGAGGGtaaagacactgacttgaacCAGGAACTTCaaataattctgaattgaagtccgACGCGTTGGCATATCCCGAGTGGACTGAATAGTCCTAggtactttattctttttaattttatatttgatAAACAATTACTGGATAACCTCGTCATGAATAGAAAGGTAaataaaaggatgaaatgaATCGAGAACGTCTATTGATCAATCCATTCCAGGATGCGTCAACGCGCTCGACTTTTAGAGATTGACGAACGAACATGCGACTCTTTCAAACACATCTGGaaccttttcttttgcatGAACTATGGCCAGGATTGGTATTgctctttctttattaacagTTCACGTTTCGTCGTCATCGGATCTGCAGAgccgaaaaaatcaaagccatcagtaaTGCGTACCCAACATGAAAcgatttaaaagcatcaccccaggaatctgaggcgctacggatttcaggtggattattcgtatgcgggattgtagattaagaagagagggtgaatccgtccatttcttcctaatagtcGTAAAaatcggcccggaagatgcggcttcgagcgctccggcgcgctattttccacaacgagtttgattggagcgcgccagccgtgtgcacgagccgcatcttccgggccgttttttaaggcaattaggatgaaatggacggaatcacccacctctgcataatctactatcccttataagaatactccacctgaaatccgtaccacctcagattcctggggtgatgccttcaaggaaagtcgaataTCGCAACTGTATCTAGTAGCATTTTCGCGGACCCGGAAGAatcaaaggcttggttgggTTCTGACAGTGTTAAACCGAGGAGAGCGCCGAAATAGTGGTGACTGGCTGTTTTGATCTGTGGCACCCACATAACactattactttattattattactatatacCATTATATATTACTATACTTATGCATTACTATACATTACTACATAACATTATTATTGCTACCATATAACATAAATGCCTTGTTTTATAATAAATAGTgaatatatatacataatatATTGTATAAGACTCTTAAATGCtgattgatttaaaaaaaaaggagagaagcTGTGCGTCCTCCGGTGTTGAGGCAAATGCACAGTGTTAAATGCGTGATTTCTACCAGACGATGGATGGTTTCGGCTTAAATTCGTTTgtgaagcaagaaaaattgaatttttaatcaTGTTGCGTGCGCAAAGAAAAACTGCGGAAATGTCCACTGAAGTGTTTGTCGTGAAGTGCGACGATAGCGTTGGACGCTTGTCACGACAGCATCTGCGTACGATGCAAAGCCAAGCATAAAAGTTTGTTAATGGTCTGGATGTGTTCAAACTATAAAACATGTCTGTTTTAGGATAAGCGACAAAAGGATTAAGGGGGAATGGCCTGGGCGATGCATCAAaatatcctctcagacaaatctGCTACCAAATTATCGACTCCGAGGGGATGAAAGGGTCGGTTGGCACTGATGCGGTTTCGAAacacagcgaaacctcttaccgactgtgctacaccagcttttttattggaataaaaataaataataaatatgaagcaaacataaataaatagcaatgACCTAACTGAGCTAAAAGCCCATTAAACAAGCGATTAAATTGAAACGCTGAAGAAAATATGTGCAACTCAAATTACAAAAAACATTCTTAGCACTGTTGGGAGCAAGAAATGCATTGTAATGTTAATTTGGCCTTCTTCCAGCTCCTGTAGGGCCGATAAAAAATTGGCGCACAAacaaacattgtttttttttacttcaggATCACCTTACAGCTGAGATCATAAAAAACAAGCGAAATTCTTGACCGTCTCGTGACTACAGGTCTCCAATTTCCCAAACACGATTTAAATAATTTCGTTCACTGACGTTCTTGTAGCAGAACTCTCAGCGAGTAAATCAATCATCTCTTGGGTTGAGGAATGAGTCGTGAGGGTTTTCTCTAACTTAAAGGTACACATGGAAACATAAAGTATTGGTAAAGTGTTATAAACCGTTTAGAGGAAAATTctatctctttctttcttttttctatgagGATTCCATTCATATAGAATTTCTACCATTTTCCCATTGAATTGGCCAAAAAAGCAACTTTAATTGAGAGAGGTGAGGCGTTTAACCACAA
This is a stretch of genomic DNA from Necator americanus strain Aroian chromosome II, whole genome shotgun sequence. It encodes these proteins:
- a CDS encoding hypothetical protein (NECATOR_CHRII.G7273.T1); amino-acid sequence: MGKNTCYRQRWRKEVVYDDCVLEDSLSQGEWHIEEDRNVDYEMLLRGLRACAERASKPRTTNLDRISKTTKELLERRRALRFDPNASHIERQKKILGAAQRRTSLKKCRRDLREYNIPLATLLSEDGTRTSSRREMEIITERFYSNLFRSSTPVSSPALLCHHGFSFRKYESLSRA
- a CDS encoding hypothetical protein (NECATOR_CHRII.G7273.T2), with the protein product MGKNTCYRQRWRKEVVYDDCVLEDSLSQGEWHIEEDRNVDYEMLLRGLRACAERASKPRTTNLDRISKTTKELLERRRALRFDPNASHIERQKKILGAAQRRTSLKKCRRDLREYNIPLATLLSEDGTRTSSRREMEIITESPPLSPRILLSEVRVAIKSMKPGTAPGPGFISADFLRAGGHPLHVILAAHMTSYLRKERIPDQWKTSRTVLIHKKEQAGFRQGFSCLDHIQTVSRVIEVCREYRLPLVLTFVDYEKAFDSVETNAILSALVDQGVDASYVRTIANCYGRCTTRIQLFHRPLTIPIGKGVRQGDTISPKPYALQWIMKSLSWEERCIRVDGRFLSNLRFANDIVLFSSSTNEAETMLNELNEAGKRIGLRINRKKTQFMKNAHCEDGGVQLEGSQIVETPSYVYLGRSMNMENDLKEELNRRMRAAWAAFAAVREATDQLTDQDLRAHRFDSTLLPSLCYAAETWADTAATSRKLLTNLRALERCLLKFNRRTQRLASLRSSDLRGMFRLRDPADYISKAKHRWAGHIMRRIDDRWTKRTLEWIPRDAKRPRGRPPTRWGDVFAARMDQLRAQLDTAQGPRQRHSRSLRTSWMTMAKERNEWKRCWGPHVQ
- a CDS encoding hypothetical protein (NECATOR_CHRII.G7274.T1), with translation MLNELNEAGKRIGLRINRKKTQFMKNAHCEDGGVQLEGSQIVETPSYVYLGRSMNMENDLKEELNRRMRAAWAAFAAVREATDQLTDQDLRAHRFDSTLLPSLCYAAETWADTAATSRKLLTNLRALERCLLKFNRRTQRLASLRSSDLRGMFRLRDPADYISKAKHRWAGHIMRRIDDRWTKRTLEWIPRDAKRPRGRPPTRWGDVFAARMDQLRAQLDTAQGPRQRHSRSLRTSWMTMAKERNEWKRCWGPHVQ